In Candidatus Defluviilinea proxima, a single genomic region encodes these proteins:
- a CDS encoding adenine phosphoribosyltransferase (Catalyzes a salvage reaction resulting in the formation of AMP, that is energically less costly than de novo synthesis), whose protein sequence is MSQNETHTVEVAGVKRDLRLFEVKPGLKIAILNILGDTEFVQVCAKELATKLKDVDYDVLVTAEAKSIPLAYAVSAETKKPYVVLRKSYKPYMGDAISAETLSITTGQPQTLILDEKDRDLIKGGKVVIVDDVISTGSTLQGMRMILNKAGANVVAETAIFTEGDRAQWNNIISLGHLPLFTD, encoded by the coding sequence ATGTCCCAGAACGAAACACATACCGTTGAAGTTGCAGGTGTCAAACGTGACCTGCGCCTGTTCGAGGTTAAGCCAGGTTTGAAGATCGCCATTTTGAATATTCTAGGGGATACAGAATTTGTGCAAGTCTGTGCCAAGGAACTGGCGACCAAGCTCAAGGACGTTGACTATGACGTGCTGGTAACTGCAGAGGCCAAGTCCATTCCGCTGGCGTATGCCGTGTCCGCTGAGACGAAGAAGCCGTACGTGGTATTACGCAAATCGTACAAGCCTTACATGGGCGATGCGATCAGTGCCGAGACGTTATCCATCACCACCGGCCAGCCGCAGACGTTGATCCTCGACGAAAAGGATCGTGACCTTATCAAAGGTGGTAAGGTCGTCATCGTGGACGATGTTATCAGCACCGGGTCCACACTGCAGGGCATGCGGATGATCCTCAATAAGGCTGGCGCAAACGTGGTAGCCGAAACCGCCATCTTCACCGAAGGTGACCGTGCGCAGTGGAACAATATTATTTCGTTGGGGCATTTGCCGTTGTTTACGGATTAA
- a CDS encoding SDR family oxidoreductase, which translates to MNKPSASQGRVVVITGATGALGRKTAHAFAESGDALVLLDNDQSKLDSLIKELHIPEDRLLASVVDLRDAQAVRDSAEAVANKFGRVHALIHLVGGWTGGKTLSETGESDLTFMLNQHVWTTFHLFQAFTPKLAANGWGRVVVVSKSTVNNPTGKEGVYAAAKAAQENLVLTLAAELKESNVTANIIQVKAIDVDDKGTGTTPDVIVAAIQYLFSDQAGKVSGARIPLY; encoded by the coding sequence ATGAATAAACCTTCGGCTTCGCAGGGCAGGGTCGTTGTCATTACCGGCGCCACCGGCGCGCTCGGACGAAAGACCGCTCATGCATTCGCCGAAAGCGGTGATGCACTGGTATTGCTCGATAACGATCAAAGTAAATTGGATTCTCTGATCAAAGAATTGCATATCCCCGAAGATAGACTCCTCGCATCTGTCGTTGACCTGCGCGATGCACAAGCGGTTCGTGACTCAGCCGAGGCTGTTGCAAACAAATTCGGCCGTGTTCACGCTTTGATCCATCTCGTCGGCGGCTGGACCGGCGGCAAGACCCTCTCTGAAACAGGCGAAAGCGACCTGACCTTCATGCTCAACCAGCACGTGTGGACGACGTTCCACTTGTTCCAGGCCTTCACTCCCAAACTCGCCGCGAATGGATGGGGGCGTGTGGTGGTTGTATCCAAGTCAACGGTGAACAACCCAACCGGCAAAGAAGGCGTGTATGCCGCCGCTAAAGCCGCACAGGAGAACCTTGTGCTTACGCTCGCGGCCGAACTCAAAGAGAGTAACGTCACCGCGAACATTATTCAAGTCAAAGCCATCGACGTGGATGATAAAGGCACCGGCACAACGCCCGATGTGATCGTCGCCGCGATACAGTATTTATTCTCCGATCAGGCGGGCAAGGTCAGCGGGGCGAGGATACCTTTATATTAA
- a CDS encoding GIY-YIG nuclease family protein, with protein MSKCYCYIVECADGTYYTGWAVDAEKRVAVHNKGLGAKYTKTRRPVKLVYMEEQPDRVTAMKRERAIKKMTRLQKQKLFT; from the coding sequence GTGAGTAAATGTTATTGTTACATCGTCGAATGTGCCGATGGAACGTACTATACCGGCTGGGCGGTGGACGCTGAGAAACGAGTCGCCGTCCACAACAAGGGACTCGGCGCGAAATATACAAAAACACGCCGTCCTGTGAAATTGGTCTACATGGAGGAACAGCCAGACCGTGTCACGGCTATGAAAAGAGAACGCGCCATCAAAAAGATGACGCGTTTGCAAAAACAAAAATTGTTCACATAA
- a CDS encoding 2,5-diamino-6-(ribosylamino)-4(3H)-pyrimidinone 5'-phosphate reductase, with the protein MNRPFVFINVAMTADGKIDTFARKGAAISSVRDKERVDKLRAEADAVMVGGRTLLDEDPKLTVKSEALREERIKRGLTPNPVKVGIVSEAKFDSHSKFLYEGNARIVIFTTHRTSKDQLTSLRALGVEVFIHEGERVDLRNMMHTLKELGINRLMIEGGATLNFELLRLGLVDEVSAYVAPMIFGGEKAPTMASGLGLERGEAVPLRLMNVEHWDDGGVLLHYKVEREL; encoded by the coding sequence ATGAACCGTCCGTTCGTGTTCATCAATGTAGCAATGACAGCCGATGGCAAGATCGATACGTTCGCACGCAAAGGAGCGGCGATCTCATCCGTGCGTGATAAGGAACGCGTGGATAAACTCCGCGCCGAGGCAGACGCCGTCATGGTTGGGGGAAGGACACTGCTCGACGAAGACCCAAAACTTACAGTGAAATCAGAAGCGTTACGCGAAGAAAGAATCAAACGCGGACTCACGCCAAACCCAGTCAAGGTGGGGATTGTTTCAGAAGCAAAGTTTGATTCTCATTCAAAATTCTTATACGAGGGGAATGCACGCATCGTAATATTCACAACGCATCGCACATCTAAAGATCAACTCACGTCACTTCGTGCGCTCGGTGTGGAAGTATTCATCCACGAGGGCGAGCGGGTGGACTTGAGAAACATGATGCACACCCTCAAAGAACTTGGTATCAACCGCCTCATGATAGAAGGCGGAGCAACACTCAATTTCGAGTTGCTCAGGCTTGGGCTGGTGGATGAAGTGTCCGCGTATGTGGCGCCGATGATCTTCGGGGGAGAAAAGGCCCCTACGATGGCATCAGGCCTCGGCTTGGAAAGAGGCGAAGCCGTCCCTCTGAGACTAATGAACGTGGAACATTGGGACGATGGCGGTGTACTGTTACATTACAAAGTGGAGAGAGAACTATGA
- the ribA gene encoding GTP cyclohydrolase II, producing MTTTMHEQFDLLLENDPEHNCPGLGKDNICVRLVAMAELPTRFGDFHIIAFENNRDGKEHVAITKGDVIGAKDVPVRLHSECLTGDAIGSLRCDCRDQLEASLRAIGQMERGMVLYLRQEGRGIGLINKVRAYSLQDDGLDTVEANLALGFRDDERDYAVAAHMLMSLKIESVQLMTNNPKKIDQLTQYGIKVAQRIPHIMEANDHNRFYLETKAAKSGHMIDFHGKEHLPEQSDLPIVAGMTHEQIGAMHE from the coding sequence ATGACAACAACAATGCATGAACAATTTGATCTGTTACTTGAAAACGATCCTGAACATAATTGTCCGGGGTTGGGTAAAGATAATATTTGCGTCCGCCTTGTGGCAATGGCTGAATTGCCCACACGGTTTGGCGATTTTCACATCATTGCGTTCGAGAACAATCGCGACGGCAAAGAGCATGTGGCCATCACAAAAGGCGATGTGATCGGCGCGAAAGATGTGCCTGTGCGTTTACATTCGGAATGCTTGACCGGTGATGCCATTGGTTCATTACGCTGTGATTGCCGAGACCAGCTCGAGGCATCGTTGAGAGCTATCGGCCAGATGGAACGCGGCATGGTCTTGTATCTCCGTCAGGAGGGACGTGGCATTGGTCTGATTAACAAGGTGCGTGCCTACAGCTTGCAGGATGATGGACTGGATACCGTTGAAGCGAATCTCGCATTGGGCTTCCGAGACGATGAACGTGATTATGCAGTGGCCGCACACATGCTCATGTCGCTCAAGATCGAGTCGGTACAACTCATGACCAACAACCCAAAGAAGATCGACCAGCTCACACAATATGGCATCAAGGTGGCGCAACGCATTCCGCACATCATGGAAGCCAACGACCACAATCGTTTCTATCTCGAGACCAAGGCCGCCAAATCCGGTCACATGATCGATTTTCACGGCAAGGAACATCTGCCCGAACAAAGCGATCTTCCCATCGTGGCCGGCATGACCCACGAACAGATCGGGGCCATGCATGAATAA
- a CDS encoding DUF951 domain-containing protein — translation MLPDLHLNDHLRLRKQHPCGSYEWTVTRLGADIGLECKGCGRRVMLTRRELAKRLKTNLTKHEEEPHGPKHDS, via the coding sequence ATGCTTCCCGACCTGCACCTCAACGATCATCTGCGCCTGCGTAAGCAACACCCGTGCGGTTCCTACGAATGGACCGTCACCCGTCTTGGCGCGGATATTGGCCTCGAATGCAAAGGATGTGGGCGGCGTGTTATGCTTACCCGGCGTGAACTTGCGAAGCGCCTCAAGACCAATCTCACCAAACACGAAGAAGAACCCCATGGACCAAAACACGATTCCTAG
- a CDS encoding methylated-DNA--[protein]-cysteine S-methyltransferase: MANKIVSPIFTGELNGTPLGDLRLAASDLGLVAVEWASVLPEFDSYLARLKQPIQPDPKKLKPYAKEIAEYLNGKRTAFTIPVDWTFFTHFQREALQAVFRIPYGETRTYIDIAREINRPHAYRAMGAANAMNPMPLVIPCHRVIGTDGKLHGYGGGDGLPTKEWLLKLEGAVMA, encoded by the coding sequence ATGGCAAACAAAATAGTTTCTCCCATCTTCACTGGCGAATTGAACGGGACTCCTCTTGGGGACCTGCGCCTCGCGGCCTCGGACCTTGGTCTGGTCGCCGTTGAATGGGCCTCTGTCTTGCCCGAATTTGATTCGTATCTCGCACGCCTCAAACAGCCTATCCAACCCGATCCGAAAAAGCTCAAGCCTTATGCAAAAGAAATTGCAGAATACCTGAACGGTAAACGCACTGCCTTCACCATCCCCGTGGACTGGACGTTCTTCACTCACTTTCAGCGCGAGGCCCTGCAGGCCGTCTTCCGCATCCCATACGGCGAAACGCGGACATACATTGACATCGCGCGTGAGATCAACCGTCCGCATGCCTACCGGGCGATGGGCGCGGCCAACGCCATGAACCCCATGCCGCTGGTCATTCCGTGCCATCGAGTCATTGGCACAGACGGTAAACTCCACGGCTACGGCGGCGGAGATGGGTTACCCACGAAGGAATGGTTGTTAAAACTTGAAGGTGCGGTAATGGCGTAA
- a CDS encoding prephenate dehydrogenase, with protein MMPIQITIIGLGQIGASMGLALKAHGTNARLVGHDKDARAGKAAQTAGAVDDFKYNLHDSVENSNIVILALPFSEVRETLELIAPDLQEGTLILDTALVKGTIESWVKELIPQGRFYVGLFPTIHPDQLHGIEYGLKAARADLFEKGVTGITAPHGTPENIFKLTTDLVALLGSMPLLMDTAEADGLLGKVQILPQLAAAALLDSTLDQPGWQEAKKLAGRPYASVTSGFAYHDDAVSLREAILNDRENTVRLLNAYITSLLQLRDDIEDGDREALGQRLEKAWRGRGQWLEERTQAEWLNKETQKIEVASMGDRLLGSALMGRNKSK; from the coding sequence ATGATGCCAATACAAATTACCATTATCGGTCTCGGACAGATCGGCGCTTCGATGGGGCTGGCCCTGAAAGCGCACGGCACGAATGCTCGTCTTGTAGGGCACGATAAGGATGCACGTGCAGGCAAAGCCGCACAAACCGCCGGCGCCGTGGACGATTTCAAATACAACCTGCACGACTCGGTGGAAAATTCCAACATTGTCATCCTGGCCCTGCCATTCTCAGAAGTGCGTGAGACGTTGGAACTGATCGCGCCTGACCTGCAAGAGGGGACTCTCATCCTTGATACGGCTCTTGTTAAAGGGACGATTGAATCGTGGGTCAAAGAGCTTATTCCTCAGGGACGGTTTTATGTGGGGCTCTTCCCGACCATCCACCCCGATCAACTCCATGGAATTGAATACGGCCTCAAGGCCGCTCGTGCCGACCTGTTCGAAAAGGGTGTGACCGGCATCACCGCGCCACACGGAACCCCCGAAAATATATTCAAACTAACGACTGACCTTGTCGCATTACTTGGTTCCATGCCTTTGCTGATGGATACTGCCGAAGCAGACGGATTATTGGGCAAGGTGCAGATCCTTCCGCAATTGGCCGCCGCCGCCTTGTTAGATTCCACGCTCGATCAGCCCGGCTGGCAGGAAGCAAAGAAATTGGCAGGCCGCCCGTATGCCTCTGTGACATCAGGCTTTGCGTATCACGATGATGCAGTCTCCCTGCGCGAAGCGATATTGAATGACCGTGAGAATACGGTACGTCTTTTGAACGCGTACATTACATCACTGCTTCAACTTCGTGATGATATTGAAGATGGCGACCGTGAGGCGCTTGGTCAACGACTTGAAAAAGCTTGGAGAGGACGAGGTCAGTGGCTGGAAGAACGCACACAGGCCGAATGGTTAAATAAGGAAACGCAGAAGATCGAAGTCGCTTCTATGGGCGATCGCCTCCTTGGTTCTGCATTGATGGGCCGCAATAAAAGCAAGTGA
- the era gene encoding GTPase Era has protein sequence MNDFRSGYIAIIGRPNVGKSTLVNALLGQKIAAVSPKPQTTRRRQLGILTEEKYQLIFVDTPGIHTPKHKLGKFLNQEAEESLEGVDVVLWLVDVSVKPTDEDKQIALLLDKLPRRTQLVLAANKMDLIPAEALTRNLEVYQASVRKETSVLSISAAKNENLNELVELIVSFCPFRAPEYDEDQVTDSYERDIAADLIREACLNNLREEVPHGVGVRIDEFKERENGMLYIGATIFIERESQKGILIGEGGSMMKTIGSAARKEIEAMGGRPVFLELRAKVLKDWRNDENAMQRFGYRIGKKKKGKR, from the coding sequence ATGAACGATTTTCGTTCCGGTTATATCGCCATTATCGGCCGCCCCAATGTCGGCAAGTCCACGTTGGTCAATGCATTGCTTGGCCAAAAGATCGCGGCCGTTTCCCCCAAGCCGCAGACCACACGCAGACGTCAGCTTGGTATTCTCACAGAGGAGAAGTATCAGCTCATCTTCGTGGATACGCCCGGCATCCATACTCCCAAACACAAGTTGGGGAAGTTCTTGAATCAAGAAGCGGAAGAATCGCTCGAAGGTGTGGATGTTGTCCTTTGGCTTGTGGATGTATCTGTCAAACCGACGGATGAGGACAAACAGATTGCGCTCCTGCTCGACAAACTTCCTCGTCGGACTCAACTGGTACTTGCCGCAAACAAAATGGACCTGATCCCCGCTGAGGCATTGACCAGGAATCTCGAAGTGTATCAGGCCTCGGTTAGGAAAGAGACGAGCGTCCTATCCATATCCGCCGCAAAGAATGAGAATCTCAATGAGCTGGTCGAACTGATCGTTTCGTTCTGTCCATTTCGTGCACCGGAATATGATGAAGACCAGGTCACGGATTCGTATGAGCGCGATATCGCCGCGGACTTGATCCGTGAGGCGTGTTTGAATAATCTGCGCGAGGAAGTACCGCATGGCGTAGGCGTGCGCATCGATGAGTTCAAGGAACGCGAGAATGGGATGTTGTATATCGGCGCAACGATCTTTATTGAACGCGAATCGCAAAAAGGAATTCTGATCGGCGAGGGCGGAAGTATGATGAAGACGATCGGGAGCGCGGCCCGTAAAGAGATCGAAGCGATGGGCGGACGCCCCGTGTTTTTGGAGTTGCGCGCCAAGGTGCTGAAGGATTGGCGCAACGACGAGAACGCGATGCAGAGATTTGGCTATCGGATTGGGAAGAAGAAAAAGGGGAAACGGTGA
- a CDS encoding galactosyldiacylglycerol synthase, whose product MDQNTIPRKPHIVFYFSDTGGGHRSAAEAIIEAINIEYKNKVTTEMVDFFKDYAPRPFNRVGEMYPYMVKAPQLWSASFHATDGRAQARFITTTTWPIARHAAKALVRSHPADLIVTVHPFANSFALRALGKDRPPFVNVVTDMVTTHALWYDNRADLILVPTENARKRAIKYKMPEEKVRVVGLPVADKYCRPKGRKSNLRKKLGWPVDKPIVLMMGGGDGMGPLAKTAYEIDASGLDLGLVIIAGRNQKLKAALEAHQWENPTFIHGFTHNVPDFMRAADYIVTKAGPGTIAEALNAELPIILYSKLPGQEDGNVTFVQEEGAGVWAPVPREVVRTLTRWISRPAERQKVIENCRRAGKPEAARTIAKTIGDMLGL is encoded by the coding sequence ATGGACCAAAACACGATTCCTAGAAAACCACACATTGTCTTCTACTTTTCCGATACCGGCGGCGGGCATCGTTCCGCGGCAGAGGCTATTATCGAGGCCATTAACATCGAATATAAAAACAAGGTCACCACGGAGATGGTGGATTTTTTCAAGGATTACGCACCACGTCCCTTTAACCGGGTGGGCGAAATGTATCCCTACATGGTCAAAGCTCCGCAGTTATGGAGCGCCAGCTTCCATGCCACGGATGGGCGCGCTCAGGCACGCTTCATCACAACCACCACCTGGCCGATTGCGCGTCATGCGGCAAAAGCGCTTGTGAGAAGTCATCCAGCCGATCTGATCGTCACGGTCCATCCGTTTGCCAATTCGTTTGCTCTGCGTGCATTGGGCAAGGACCGTCCACCCTTCGTTAATGTCGTCACAGACATGGTCACCACACATGCCCTGTGGTACGACAACCGCGCCGACCTTATCCTCGTCCCTACCGAGAACGCGCGTAAACGTGCCATCAAATACAAGATGCCTGAAGAAAAGGTAAGAGTGGTTGGGCTTCCCGTTGCAGATAAATACTGTAGACCCAAAGGACGTAAAAGCAACCTGCGTAAAAAACTTGGTTGGCCTGTGGATAAGCCCATTGTGTTGATGATGGGCGGCGGCGATGGGATGGGCCCTCTTGCGAAGACTGCTTACGAAATAGACGCCTCCGGTCTGGACCTTGGGCTGGTCATCATTGCTGGAAGGAATCAAAAGCTGAAAGCGGCTCTCGAGGCGCACCAATGGGAGAATCCCACGTTCATTCATGGCTTTACACATAACGTACCAGATTTCATGCGCGCGGCCGATTACATTGTGACAAAGGCTGGGCCCGGCACGATCGCTGAAGCACTCAATGCTGAACTGCCAATTATTTTGTATTCAAAATTACCCGGTCAGGAAGATGGGAACGTGACATTCGTGCAGGAGGAAGGTGCAGGGGTTTGGGCACCGGTGCCGCGTGAGGTTGTCCGCACGTTGACGCGATGGATCTCGCGCCCAGCCGAACGACAGAAAGTGATCGAGAACTGTCGCCGTGCAGGAAAACCCGAAGCCGCACGGACAATTGCAAAAACGATCGGGGATATGTTAGGGTTGTAA
- a CDS encoding DMT family transporter: MKPKQWFAFIALGLIWSSSFLWIKIAVQEIPPITLVAYRVLFGLLFGVVMILIQRVSLPRDSKVWIPVLVLGITNVAVPFFLISWGEQSINSGVAAILDATVPLFSLVIAHFTLPDDKMTVPKVTGLLIGFAGVIILMSKDIGGSPSSLLGQGAVILACVFYAISGIYARKNTEDTPAVLRSAGPLISATVVMWVGSFLLESPVKVPHLQITWIALLWLGILGSGLAFVLVYYLIHEIGPTRASMVTYTFPLGGVVLGFIFLHESLSWQIILGGVLIIASLAVSNWKQADIPATT, from the coding sequence TTGAAACCTAAACAATGGTTTGCTTTTATTGCCCTCGGCCTGATCTGGAGCTCGTCCTTTTTGTGGATCAAGATCGCCGTTCAGGAAATCCCGCCGATCACACTGGTCGCGTATCGCGTTCTGTTCGGGCTTTTATTCGGCGTGGTGATGATCCTGATCCAACGCGTCAGCCTGCCGCGCGATTCCAAGGTCTGGATCCCTGTGCTCGTGTTGGGAATCACCAATGTTGCCGTTCCCTTCTTCTTGATCTCATGGGGTGAGCAATCCATCAACTCCGGTGTAGCGGCGATCCTTGATGCGACTGTCCCGCTATTTTCTCTGGTCATTGCCCACTTCACACTTCCCGATGACAAGATGACCGTGCCCAAAGTAACGGGGTTACTGATCGGCTTTGCCGGCGTGATCATCTTAATGAGCAAGGATATCGGAGGCTCACCCAGTTCCTTACTTGGCCAGGGAGCGGTGATCCTCGCCTGTGTTTTCTACGCCATAAGCGGAATCTACGCCCGCAAGAACACGGAGGATACACCAGCCGTTTTGCGTAGCGCGGGTCCGCTAATCTCAGCGACAGTTGTGATGTGGGTGGGAAGTTTTCTACTGGAGAGTCCGGTCAAAGTCCCGCATCTACAGATCACATGGATCGCCCTGCTGTGGCTCGGCATTCTCGGTTCAGGATTGGCATTTGTCTTAGTCTATTACCTCATCCATGAGATCGGACCCACACGCGCATCCATGGTTACATATACTTTTCCATTGGGTGGTGTTGTGCTTGGTTTTATCTTTCTTCACGAGAGTTTGTCATGGCAGATCATCCTTGGCGGGGTTTTGATCATCGCCAGCCTGGCGGTGAGTAACTGGAAACAGGCAGATATACCAGCTACAACATAA
- a CDS encoding phospholipid carrier-dependent glycosyltransferase encodes MGILSPMTVSTPQTQTFLQKHEWLLPLGLFILFLALTLPGISWGAPSVWHPDEIVVRSLNALFDNYKFSETNFDYPDLPQYVMLFLGKLMLAIGQGDNILVAARVLSAVLAGMAIVFTYIIARRIGGSPYVAALSGLLLISVSEMPHNGRFAHNDTYLIFFVTLAVLCLLNYVQSKGVTGAPYASTSLPPQENFRPERSEERSMRRAKSKDAPLSKENNKIWLYAAFFTVGLATSSKFTGVSLILAPLAVYLIEEKDNIKKNWLVSLIVLSVGGLIAFWGFGLGTPKVLVAPYFYLKHLLPTLQWQTTYGYQPDSIRGIFGQYGVTANGLGLGLMLLFGIGLVWAIWKVIKAHREHTASEQPQIKSFTVILIAILALDLPMMISYNYQLRYFLTLMPFLAIFSALFIEQAYQWAKATSNKVYPVAVSVTVSAIILYSLARIISLMLLVMHDARIPASAFMDTLPAGSSLEHTFYPPTFDGPRFEREYNYPIYFTRDPNEPLPQSKKFKYNVGEEGLNKRETDYFIVDSFTSRKFNNIYFCEAMPTECAFFKQLETGGSDHYKLLKEFKYTLPPYLPQIQFEFINPSIRIYERIP; translated from the coding sequence ATGGGCATCTTATCACCTATGACAGTATCCACACCTCAAACACAAACCTTTCTGCAAAAACACGAATGGCTTCTCCCTCTGGGGTTGTTCATCCTGTTCCTCGCGCTGACATTGCCCGGCATTTCATGGGGCGCCCCAAGCGTTTGGCACCCCGATGAGATCGTAGTACGTTCGCTCAACGCTCTGTTTGACAACTACAAATTCAGCGAAACCAATTTCGATTATCCTGACCTGCCCCAATATGTGATGCTCTTCCTTGGGAAACTGATGCTGGCAATAGGGCAAGGTGACAATATCCTTGTCGCGGCACGTGTTCTTTCGGCAGTTCTTGCAGGGATGGCGATTGTCTTCACCTATATCATCGCACGTCGTATCGGAGGGAGTCCATACGTAGCGGCGCTGAGCGGACTTCTCCTCATCAGCGTCAGCGAAATGCCACACAACGGACGTTTTGCCCACAACGACACATATTTGATCTTCTTCGTAACGCTGGCTGTTCTTTGTTTACTCAACTATGTTCAAAGCAAGGGCGTAACTGGCGCTCCCTATGCTTCGACTTCGCTCCCACCTCAAGAGAATTTCCGTCCTGAGCGGAGTGAGGAGCGTTCGATGCGACGAGCGAAGTCGAAGGACGCTCCGCTCAGCAAGGAAAACAATAAAATCTGGTTATATGCGGCTTTCTTCACGGTGGGATTGGCCACCTCCAGCAAATTCACCGGCGTGAGTTTGATCCTGGCTCCGCTGGCAGTGTATCTCATCGAAGAAAAAGACAACATCAAGAAGAACTGGCTGGTTTCACTTATAGTGCTTTCGGTGGGAGGTCTCATCGCATTTTGGGGTTTTGGACTTGGTACACCTAAAGTGTTAGTCGCGCCATACTTTTATCTCAAACATTTATTACCCACCCTGCAATGGCAAACCACCTACGGTTATCAACCCGATAGTATCCGCGGTATTTTCGGTCAATACGGCGTGACGGCAAACGGACTCGGCCTCGGGCTTATGTTGTTATTCGGCATCGGACTTGTTTGGGCCATCTGGAAAGTCATCAAAGCACATCGAGAGCATACTGCTTCCGAACAGCCACAAATCAAATCTTTCACGGTCATCCTCATCGCGATCCTCGCGCTCGACCTGCCGATGATGATCTCATACAACTATCAACTGCGTTACTTTCTCACATTGATGCCGTTCCTTGCGATCTTTTCTGCACTCTTCATCGAGCAGGCATATCAATGGGCAAAAGCAACGAGCAACAAAGTCTATCCCGTCGCAGTCAGCGTGACGGTCTCAGCGATCATCTTGTATTCTCTCGCACGCATTATTAGCCTGATGCTATTGGTGATGCACGATGCCCGCATCCCTGCATCTGCCTTCATGGACACATTGCCAGCAGGCTCATCGCTCGAGCACACGTTCTATCCGCCGACCTTTGATGGGCCCCGTTTCGAGCGCGAATATAACTATCCCATTTATTTCACACGCGACCCGAACGAACCACTTCCACAAAGCAAGAAGTTTAAGTACAACGTCGGTGAAGAAGGACTCAACAAACGCGAAACAGATTATTTCATCGTTGACAGTTTCACTTCTAGAAAATTCAACAACATCTATTTCTGCGAAGCGATGCCCACCGAATGTGCATTCTTCAAACAACTTGAAACAGGCGGGTCAGACCACTATAAACTTTTAAAAGAATTCAAATACACACTGCCACCTTACCTGCCACAGATCCAATTTGAATTTATCAACCCCAGCATTCGTATCTATGAAAGGATCCCATGA